One genomic region from Pseudoduganella lutea encodes:
- a CDS encoding FMN-binding negative transcriptional regulator, producing MHCPAPFREDRLDVLHDLIRARPLATLITVGTDGLMANLVPFSLHEGGEHGILRAHLGRNHGQLDALRNGAEALVVFHGPEAYVTPSWYASKAEHGKVVPTWNFVMVQARGRPRVIEDADWIHAQLAQLTASHEDKREHPWTMADAPDGFVAALLSGLAGIEIPIDAIEGKWKASQNRSPADRAGVAAGLRAEGSCAAMADLVAGK from the coding sequence ATGCACTGCCCTGCCCCCTTCCGCGAAGACCGCCTGGACGTCCTCCATGACCTGATCCGCGCCCGCCCGCTGGCCACGCTCATCACCGTTGGCACCGACGGCCTGATGGCGAACCTCGTGCCCTTCTCGCTGCATGAAGGCGGCGAACATGGCATCCTGCGCGCCCACCTGGGGCGCAATCACGGTCAGCTCGATGCGCTGCGCAACGGCGCGGAAGCCCTGGTCGTCTTCCATGGTCCGGAAGCCTATGTCACGCCATCCTGGTATGCGTCGAAGGCCGAACATGGCAAGGTGGTGCCGACCTGGAACTTCGTCATGGTGCAGGCACGCGGTCGGCCGCGCGTCATCGAGGATGCGGACTGGATTCACGCGCAACTGGCGCAACTGACCGCCAGCCATGAGGATAAGCGCGAGCATCCGTGGACGATGGCCGATGCGCCGGACGGCTTCGTGGCCGCCCTGTTGTCGGGTCTGGCCGGCATCGAGATACCCATCGACGCAATCGAAGGAAAATGGAAGGCCAGCCAGAACCGGTCGCCGGCCGACCGCGCGGGCGTCGCCGCCGGCTTGCGGGCCGAGGGTTCGTGCGCCGCGATGGCCGACCTGGTTGCCGGCAAGTGA
- the pdxR gene encoding MocR-like pyridoxine biosynthesis transcription factor PdxR — MARRELVIEIPALGAIDRRRGSVGLQVADALRGAIARNELHAGERLPSTRALAGSLGLSRGTVTEAYDQLIAEGWLQAQGGSGTRVASGLQGLAGTARLPGGTPTGPEPSLPPSVARYTALAEGLVPLPQVPFSVSVPHGDVAMDDHWRRVGNRVRASQAAAPTGYPDPQGLPALREAIADYLRRSRAVNTTPERIVITEGTQQGLYLAAKVLLAPGDAAWAEDPAYPVLTAVLEDRGARVHRIAVDGQGMDIAAGIAACPDARAVFVTPSHQYPMGMPLSMPRRLALVEWARRHGGWIVEDDYDSELRYAGQPFPAMQGLDGDRVIYLGTFSKVMAPSLRLGYIVAPQHLVKAFVGARGLIGRGSPTMEQHVVAAYLKEGYFDTHIRRIRGIYAERRQVLMDALRAELPALRIEPADQGMHIVAWLPAGVDDVAVASDAREAGIALRALSPMCSDKLRLSALMIGFGGFTADALREAVRRLRDVLAGFMGADGRVGLVGSVKAARAEASHRLR; from the coding sequence ATGGCACGGCGCGAGCTCGTGATTGAAATACCTGCGCTGGGCGCGATCGACCGGCGGCGCGGCAGCGTGGGGCTGCAGGTCGCGGACGCGCTGCGCGGCGCCATCGCGCGGAACGAGCTGCATGCCGGTGAGCGCTTGCCCTCGACGCGCGCCCTTGCCGGATCGCTCGGCCTGTCCCGGGGCACGGTGACCGAAGCTTACGACCAGTTGATCGCGGAAGGCTGGCTGCAGGCGCAGGGCGGCTCCGGCACGCGCGTCGCCAGCGGCCTGCAGGGATTGGCGGGCACCGCGCGTCTCCCGGGCGGTACACCAACCGGGCCGGAGCCATCGCTGCCCCCATCCGTGGCCCGTTACACTGCGCTTGCGGAAGGCCTCGTGCCATTGCCGCAGGTGCCGTTTTCCGTGTCTGTCCCGCACGGCGACGTGGCGATGGATGACCATTGGCGCCGTGTGGGCAACCGCGTTCGCGCGTCGCAGGCGGCCGCGCCCACCGGCTACCCGGACCCGCAGGGGCTGCCGGCCCTGCGCGAAGCCATCGCCGATTACCTGCGGCGCTCGCGCGCGGTGAACACCACGCCGGAACGGATCGTCATCACCGAGGGCACCCAGCAGGGTCTGTATCTTGCCGCGAAAGTGCTGCTGGCGCCCGGTGACGCGGCGTGGGCCGAAGACCCCGCCTATCCGGTCCTCACGGCCGTGCTGGAAGACCGTGGCGCCCGCGTGCACCGGATCGCCGTGGACGGGCAGGGCATGGACATCGCGGCGGGGATCGCGGCCTGCCCCGATGCCAGGGCCGTGTTCGTGACGCCATCGCACCAGTACCCGATGGGCATGCCGCTTTCCATGCCGCGGCGGCTGGCGCTTGTCGAGTGGGCGCGCCGCCACGGCGGCTGGATCGTGGAAGACGATTACGACAGCGAGCTGCGTTACGCAGGGCAGCCATTCCCGGCGATGCAGGGGCTGGACGGCGACCGGGTGATCTATCTGGGCACATTCAGCAAGGTGATGGCCCCGTCGCTGCGCCTCGGCTACATCGTGGCGCCGCAACACCTCGTGAAGGCATTCGTCGGCGCCAGGGGCCTCATTGGCCGCGGCTCGCCGACGATGGAGCAGCACGTGGTGGCGGCCTACCTGAAAGAAGGGTACTTTGACACGCATATCCGGCGCATCCGCGGCATCTACGCGGAACGGCGGCAAGTGCTGATGGACGCGCTGCGTGCGGAGCTGCCGGCCTTGCGGATCGAACCGGCCGACCAGGGCATGCACATCGTCGCCTGGCTGCCGGCAGGGGTGGACGACGTTGCCGTCGCGTCGGATGCCCGCGAGGCTGGCATCGCGTTGCGCGCGCTGTCGCCCATGTGCTCGGACAAATTGCGGCTTTCCGCGCTGATGATCGGCTTTGGCGGTTTTACGGCTGACGCGTTGAGGGAAGCTGTACGACGGCTGCGCGATGTGCTGGCCGGGTTCATGGGCGCCGATGGGCGAGTGGGACTTGTTGGCAGTGTCAAGGCCGCACGGGCAGAAGCGTCGCACCGATTACGGTAA
- a CDS encoding glycine zipper 2TM domain-containing protein produces the protein MEQVATASRIHPLFAAAAVSVVAVSAAGVAALTGILPSSKAEPAALTTPASVTAPQTLGARQALEAQQLAAAQLSAQPLSPQTLQPTTGVLQPAAAVRQAAEQAQPEKVIVREIVYRDREPAPRKAVRKEPARTYAARHEQPAPAPVVQESKPNYVAIGTGAVVGGLIGNQIGDGNGKKLATVAGILGGGYVGNEIANRAK, from the coding sequence ATGGAACAAGTCGCTACCGCAAGCCGTATCCACCCACTGTTCGCTGCCGCCGCCGTATCGGTGGTTGCCGTAAGCGCCGCCGGTGTCGCCGCCCTGACCGGCATACTGCCATCGAGCAAAGCAGAACCGGCTGCGCTCACCACACCGGCGAGCGTGACGGCACCGCAAACCCTTGGTGCACGCCAGGCGCTCGAAGCGCAGCAACTGGCCGCAGCACAGTTGAGCGCGCAGCCGCTCTCGCCGCAGACGTTGCAGCCGACCACGGGTGTGTTGCAACCGGCAGCGGCCGTGCGCCAGGCCGCCGAGCAGGCCCAACCAGAAAAAGTGATCGTGCGGGAAATCGTCTACCGTGACCGTGAGCCCGCGCCCCGGAAAGCCGTGCGCAAGGAACCAGCGCGCACCTATGCGGCCCGCCATGAGCAGCCGGCCCCCGCGCCGGTGGTGCAGGAGTCCAAGCCGAACTATGTGGCCATTGGCACCGGCGCCGTGGTCGGCGGCCTGATCGGTAATCAGATTGGCGACGGCAATGGCAAGAAACTGGCCACCGTGGCCGGCATTCTCGGCGGCGGCTATGTCGGCAACGAGATTGCCAACCGCGCCAAGTAA
- a CDS encoding ArgE/DapE family deacylase — MTTTSSYESLDAWIDAHFDEQVRFLQALVQVPTDTPPGNNAPHAERTAELLKEFGFEAEQHAVPAERTREAGLETVTNLVVRRKYGEGRTVGLNAHGDVVPPGEGWTQNPYGGDVVDGKLYGRAAAVSKCDFSTFTFATRALESLGKPLKGGVELYFTYDEEFGGELGPGFLLENKLVKPDVLIAAGFSYQVVTAHNGCLQMEVTVHGKSGHAAVPETGVDALQAATKVLTALYDQNRQYKEVRSNVKGINHPYVNIGLIEGGTNTNVVPGKVVMKVDRRMIPEENPAEVEAKLHRVMKEAVADCPGVTIEIRQMLLSKALQPLPGNAPLVDALSRHATSVFGEEIGAAGTPLYTDARLFGEAGIPAVLYGAGPRTVSESNAKRGDEHIVLEDLRRATKVVARSLFDLLD; from the coding sequence ATGACGACTACTTCCTCCTACGAATCCCTCGACGCGTGGATCGACGCGCATTTTGACGAGCAGGTGCGCTTCCTGCAGGCGCTGGTGCAGGTGCCGACCGACACGCCACCGGGCAACAATGCGCCGCACGCCGAGCGCACCGCCGAACTGCTGAAGGAATTCGGCTTCGAGGCCGAACAGCACGCCGTGCCGGCCGAGCGCACCCGCGAAGCGGGCCTGGAAACGGTCACGAACCTGGTCGTGCGCCGCAAGTACGGCGAAGGCCGCACCGTGGGCCTGAACGCCCACGGCGACGTGGTGCCGCCGGGCGAAGGCTGGACGCAGAACCCGTACGGCGGCGACGTCGTCGACGGCAAGCTGTATGGCCGCGCCGCCGCCGTGTCGAAGTGCGACTTCTCCACGTTCACGTTCGCCACCCGCGCGCTGGAATCGCTGGGCAAGCCGCTGAAGGGCGGCGTTGAACTGTACTTCACGTACGACGAGGAATTCGGCGGCGAACTGGGCCCGGGCTTCCTGCTCGAGAACAAGCTGGTGAAACCGGACGTGCTGATCGCCGCCGGCTTCAGCTACCAGGTCGTGACCGCGCACAACGGCTGCCTGCAGATGGAAGTCACGGTGCACGGCAAGTCCGGCCACGCGGCCGTGCCGGAAACCGGCGTCGACGCGCTGCAAGCGGCCACGAAAGTGCTGACCGCGCTGTACGACCAGAACCGCCAGTACAAGGAAGTGCGTTCCAACGTCAAGGGCATCAACCACCCTTACGTGAACATCGGCCTGATCGAAGGCGGCACGAACACGAACGTGGTGCCGGGCAAGGTCGTCATGAAGGTCGACCGCCGCATGATCCCGGAAGAAAATCCGGCCGAAGTGGAAGCCAAGCTGCACCGCGTGATGAAGGAAGCCGTGGCTGACTGCCCGGGCGTGACGATCGAGATCCGCCAGATGCTGCTGTCCAAGGCACTGCAGCCGCTGCCGGGCAACGCCCCGCTGGTGGACGCCCTGTCGCGCCACGCCACCTCCGTGTTCGGCGAAGAGATCGGCGCCGCCGGCACCCCGCTGTACACGGACGCCCGCCTGTTCGGCGAAGCCGGCATCCCTGCCGTGCTGTACGGCGCCGGCCCGCGCACCGTGTCGGAATCGAACGCCAAGCGCGGCGACGAGCACATCGTGCTGGAAGACCTGCGCCGCGCAACCAAGGTGGTTGCTCGCTCGCTGTTCGACCTGCTGGACTGA
- the uraD gene encoding 2-oxo-4-hydroxy-4-carboxy-5-ureidoimidazoline decarboxylase produces MHTPMLTLEQLNNATQAEFTAMLDGVYEHSPWIAEQTWHARPFSSLAQLKRSLIETLRESPQEARLGLIKAHPELAGKAMVTKSLTAESTNEQSKAGLTDCTPEEFERIQKLNADYNAKFGFPFILAVRGPRGLGMNRYEIMATFSRRLGNPVEFEFDEALRNIHRIAEIRLNDKFGTEPTLGNLVWDWHEQLACHSEPGYAERGELCVTYLTDAHRACARELADRMRNECGFDEVTIDAVGNVVGVYHGGNEQGADPQAKRLMTGSHYDTVRNGGKYDGRLGILVPMACVRELHLAGRRLPYGIEVIGFAEEEGQRYKATFLGSGALTGEFNKGWLDQVDANGVPMRAAMANADLDISTIDALKRDVSRYLGFIETHIEQGPVLNALDLPLGIVTSINGSVRYVGQITGMASHAGTTPMTMRRDAAAAAAELVLYAEKRGGAVEDLVATVGMLEVPNGSINVVPGRCRFSLDVRATTNDVRDAAAEDIRNELKAICERRGLQYTLEETMQADAAPCAPEWRLRWESAVEALGLPVFRMPSGAGHDAMMLHRVMPQAMLFLRGLNAGISHNPLESVTNDDTELCVRAFQNLLNQLASDLT; encoded by the coding sequence ATGCACACCCCAATGCTGACCCTGGAACAACTGAACAACGCTACGCAGGCCGAATTCACGGCCATGCTCGATGGCGTCTATGAACATTCGCCGTGGATCGCCGAGCAGACGTGGCACGCCCGGCCTTTCAGCAGCCTCGCGCAACTGAAGCGCTCGCTGATCGAAACGCTGCGCGAGTCGCCGCAGGAAGCCCGCCTCGGCCTGATCAAGGCCCACCCGGAGCTGGCCGGCAAGGCGATGGTCACGAAATCGCTGACCGCCGAATCGACGAACGAGCAAAGCAAGGCCGGCCTGACCGATTGCACGCCCGAGGAATTCGAACGCATCCAGAAACTGAACGCGGACTACAACGCCAAGTTCGGCTTCCCGTTCATCCTGGCCGTGCGCGGGCCGCGTGGCCTGGGCATGAACCGCTACGAGATCATGGCCACGTTCTCGCGCCGCCTGGGCAACCCGGTGGAATTCGAGTTCGACGAAGCGCTGCGCAACATCCACCGCATCGCCGAGATCCGCCTGAACGACAAGTTCGGCACCGAGCCCACGCTGGGCAACCTGGTGTGGGACTGGCACGAACAGCTGGCCTGCCACAGCGAACCGGGCTACGCCGAGCGCGGCGAACTGTGCGTGACGTACCTGACGGACGCGCACCGCGCCTGTGCCCGCGAACTGGCCGACCGCATGCGCAACGAGTGCGGCTTCGATGAAGTGACGATCGATGCCGTCGGCAACGTGGTCGGCGTCTACCATGGCGGCAACGAGCAGGGCGCGGACCCGCAGGCCAAGCGCCTGATGACCGGTTCCCACTACGACACGGTGCGCAACGGCGGCAAGTACGACGGCCGCCTGGGCATCCTGGTGCCGATGGCGTGCGTGCGCGAACTGCACCTGGCCGGCCGCCGCCTGCCCTACGGTATCGAAGTCATCGGCTTCGCCGAAGAGGAAGGCCAGCGCTACAAGGCCACGTTCCTCGGTTCGGGCGCGCTGACCGGCGAATTCAACAAGGGCTGGCTCGACCAGGTCGATGCGAACGGCGTGCCGATGCGCGCCGCCATGGCCAACGCGGACCTCGACATTTCCACCATCGACGCGCTCAAGCGCGACGTGTCGCGCTACCTCGGCTTCATCGAAACGCACATCGAGCAGGGCCCGGTGCTGAACGCCCTCGACCTGCCGCTGGGCATCGTCACGTCGATCAACGGCAGCGTGCGCTACGTGGGCCAGATCACGGGCATGGCCAGCCATGCCGGCACCACGCCGATGACGATGCGCCGCGATGCCGCGGCCGCCGCGGCCGAACTGGTGCTGTACGCGGAAAAGCGCGGCGGTGCCGTGGAAGACCTGGTGGCGACCGTGGGCATGCTGGAAGTGCCGAACGGTTCGATCAACGTGGTGCCTGGCCGCTGCCGCTTCAGCCTCGACGTGCGCGCCACGACGAACGACGTGCGCGATGCCGCCGCTGAAGACATCCGCAACGAACTGAAGGCCATCTGCGAACGCCGCGGCCTGCAGTACACGCTGGAAGAAACGATGCAGGCCGATGCCGCGCCGTGCGCGCCGGAATGGCGCCTGCGCTGGGAAAGCGCCGTCGAAGCGCTGGGCCTCCCGGTCTTCCGTATGCCGAGTGGCGCGGGCCACGACGCGATGATGCTGCACCGTGTGATGCCGCAGGCGATGCTGTTCCTGCGCGGCCTGAATGCCGGCATCAGCCACAACCCGCTGGAATCGGTTACCAACGACGATACGGAACTGTGCGTGCGCGCATTCCAGAACCTTCTCAATCAACTTGCTTCGGACCTGACATGA
- the puuE gene encoding allantoinase PuuE, whose amino-acid sequence MNPLYPRDLKGYGRDRPQANWPGGARVAVQFVLNYEEGGENSVLHGDAGSEQFLSEMFNPAAFPARHLSMEGIYEYGSRVGVWRILKEFEKRGLPLTIFGVGMALERCPEVTAAFVELGHEIACHGWRWINYQNVDEAIEREHMARGMEAIRKLTGERPLGWYTGRDSPNTRRLVADYGGFEYDSDYYGDDLPFWLNVRKTDGTQAPQLVVPYTLDCNDMRFALPQGYSHGDPFFQYLKDAFDVHYEEGAETPTMMSIGMHCRLLGRPGRMRSLQRFLDYIGQHDQVWVARRIDIARHWKEAHPFNPDTAFAWE is encoded by the coding sequence ATGAATCCACTCTATCCTCGCGACCTGAAAGGATACGGCCGCGACCGGCCGCAGGCGAACTGGCCGGGCGGCGCGCGCGTCGCCGTGCAGTTCGTGCTGAACTATGAAGAAGGCGGTGAAAACTCCGTGCTGCATGGCGATGCCGGCAGCGAGCAGTTCCTGTCCGAGATGTTCAATCCGGCCGCCTTCCCCGCCCGCCACCTGTCGATGGAAGGCATCTACGAATACGGCTCGCGCGTGGGCGTGTGGCGCATCCTGAAGGAATTCGAGAAGCGCGGCCTGCCGCTGACGATCTTCGGCGTGGGCATGGCGCTGGAGCGCTGCCCGGAAGTGACGGCCGCCTTCGTGGAACTGGGCCATGAGATCGCGTGCCACGGCTGGCGCTGGATCAACTACCAGAACGTGGACGAAGCCATCGAGCGCGAGCACATGGCGCGCGGCATGGAAGCGATCCGCAAACTGACGGGCGAGCGCCCGCTCGGCTGGTACACCGGCCGCGACAGCCCGAACACGCGCCGCCTGGTGGCCGACTACGGCGGCTTCGAGTACGACAGCGATTACTACGGCGACGACCTGCCCTTCTGGCTCAACGTGCGCAAGACCGACGGCACGCAGGCGCCGCAGCTGGTGGTGCCGTACACGCTGGACTGCAATGACATGCGCTTTGCCCTGCCCCAGGGCTATTCGCATGGCGATCCATTCTTCCAGTACCTGAAGGATGCGTTCGACGTGCACTACGAGGAAGGCGCCGAGACGCCGACGATGATGAGCATCGGCATGCACTGCCGCCTGCTGGGCCGCCCCGGCCGCATGCGGTCGCTGCAGCGCTTCCTCGACTATATCGGCCAGCATGACCAGGTTTGGGTCGCCCGCCGCATCGATATCGCGCGCCACTGGAAAGAGGCGCATCCATTCAACCCCGACACCGCATTCGCGTGGGAATAA